The following nucleotide sequence is from Hevea brasiliensis isolate MT/VB/25A 57/8 chromosome 7, ASM3005281v1, whole genome shotgun sequence.
attatttatatatacatataatataattatacagTAAAtagattttattaaatataattgttaaaattaataaatattcatCCAACATGCTGGTTAACCAAACAGGGCCTTAATGCAGCTTTTTATTCTGAAGTGAATGTTGATATTATACAATACACACGGCCTATctctaccaaaaaaaaaaaaggccttgCTAACAAGGCCTCATGCAGGGTGATTATGGTTCAAGTTTGCTGTGGTTTGGTTTGTGGGCTCGCTTGATCAACCTTTCACAGGCTGCCCTTTCCTTCAAAGGCCTTAAGCAATCCACATATGCTGCGCAATGGTCATGGTCTAGTCTATCCTTGACCATTAAAGAACATGAATTTCATTAAACAGAGAAGCTCTATCACCATGAAGAATGTAGCTAGAAAGTGCACCACCGCTGCGGTTTGGAACTAAAATCTTATTTTTTGAGTgatgtaaaaagaaaaaaaaaggaaatcttGATACTTAATATTGTACAAAAACATGAACTTCCAGCAAAATCTTTGGCCATTTTTATCTGATTACTTGGGAGAGGAGGGAAAAtaggagaaaatgagcaaaacatGAATTTCCTTGCTCCAAGATTGCAGTCCTTCCGATCACTCAAGCAAATAGCTCTGCCATTAAGGACTAGCTCATATAAAACTTCAAGATGCATGTAATTTTTGAAATGGAATTGACTATCGAAATCaagagcatatatatatatattttttaattataaaattgctAAAGAAAATATGGTTGTCCAATTCAATTGTCACAAAAGAATTTAAGCTACCAGATAGAAATAAATTTTGCACAGAAATCCAAGTCAATTGTCTTGTCAAATGCCAAATGTCATGTCATATTGGAGATGAATGCCACGGAAACGAGCTAAGGTGAACTGAAACCCTTGAATCCATTCTTCTTTTTGATAAAGCTGCTAGCTATGCCATTTCTTGTATATAAATTCTCATTTGTCAGAAAAGAGAGTGAAAGAAAAATGGGTTACCATTACCTTCTCTTTGTTTTTTACTTGTTTTCTTGTGTTTCCTCTGTTTCTTTTGCACAGCCATTTAAAGCTGCGAGTTTGGGGAACTGGCTTGTCATAGAAGGCTGGATGAAACCTTCCCTCTTTGATGATATCCCTAACAATGATCTTTTGGTAATTGTAGCTCCATCTTGGAGCTatcttttggattttttttttaaatttaattcttgAAATATAATGAGTTTTACTGTATGATTTTGCAGGATGGAACCCAAATGCAATTCATGTCCACAAAGCTGCAAAAGTTTCTGTGCTCAGAAAATGGAGGTGGAAGCATTCTTGTAGCGAATCGCACCTCAGCCTTTGGCTGGGAAACTTTCAGAGTAAGTCTGTTACTGTATACTTTTAAAATGTTGGGCATGGACAATATTTAATGCAGTCCATTGATCTTTCATTGCAATTTCCATCACTTAGTTGTGGAGGATTAATGAGACATTTTTCAATTTGAGAGTGTTCAACAAGCAGTTTGTGGGTTTGGAAGGCGAAGGAAACCGAGTAACAGCAGTTTCAAATACAACAGGAAACCCACAAACATTTCAGATTATTAGGGATAATGGTGATCCTAATCGAGTTCCCCTCCAAGCACCTAATGGGCAATTCCTTCAGGTGTATTTCATCTTTTGGTGATATAAATGTTATTCATTTGCCACTGTCAGTGAATTAATACCTTAATGGAAACTACAATTTCATTTGAACTCCTGAAATTAGGATTTTTATATGTCAAATAAATGTTGTGAGTTGCAACCTACCATGAAGAGTTTATATTTGGTCTTCTTCAAAGAAGCATTGGTCTAGGtgatattttatctctttctttgcaGAAAACAATATTTTAAAACAATCAATTAGAGATGGTCTCTAAACTCCAATGGACCTGGGTTTTTATTAGTTATTAAGAAGCAATCTTCGAGCCACTAGAGAATCAACAATCTTGGTCATTGTTCAATCCAGTATTCCTTAGTCAAGGCCAACTATTATTGATATCTTAGCCCATCAAATCaaatgtatcaaaattttgaGAAACAATTGTTACAAAATGGAAGGATTCTTAGCTTATCTTTGTAACCAGGCAGAGTCAGAAACGTTGGTGACTGCAGATTATGGAGGATCTGGTTGGGAAGACAGTAATCTATCCATCTTTAAAATGATCATTCTCACTGACAGGACCATACGTGGTGAATACCAAATTACAAATGGCTATGGCCCAGAAAAAGCTCGTCAGGTTTTGCAGGTAAAAATCAAACTTATAATATGATCAAGAAGAATACAAGTTTTTTGCAAGGCATTTTTTAACAAGCAGAGATATCATCCAAGTGGAGAAAGCATATATGACATGCAAATCTATATCCATCCCAGGCTCATTGGAGTTCTTATATAACTGATGAGGACTTTAGATTCATGTCTGCAAATGGTCTTAATGCTGTGAGAGTTCCAGTTGGATGGTGGATAGCTAGTGATCCCACACCAAAGCCTTTTGTGCATGGCTCCTTGAAAGTCTTAGACAATGCTTTTACATGGGCAGAGTAAGCACCAATGAATGAATCATTATGCTAATCTATCTCTGAGAAATTTATTTGATTAGAAATCCCATAAGTATAAACAAAGTTTTGGATTCATTTGGTCTGAATAAATTCAACATAAATCAGGCGGATACGATGTGTACTTTTTCATGATCAATTTAGAGTTCTACAATGGCCAACAATGTTCATTTCTGCGTTTAATGCATATTTATGCAGGAAGTATGGAATGAAGGTAATAGTTGATTTACATGCAATTCAAGCTTCACAAAATGGCAATGTGCTCAGCGGAACACGAGATGGATATCAGGAATGGGGAGATTCCAACATTCAGGATACTGTAGCTGTGATAGACTTCATTGCAGCAAGGTATAAGAATATGAGATGTTCTGAGTGTATCTTACATATTAGATTAATTGTTAATCTTCTTCAATTCAATTATGTCATGGAATATGGACCATCCGAGAATTTAattcaaaatcgtttagaatggagaaagagaattcatgtagaatgggataaaggcttaattgagttgagttcaaTAGTCTAATATAGACTTTACTTCAAAGCAGATATGCAAAGAATCCAAGTCTTGCAgcaattgagttgatgaatgaaCCTATGGCCCCAGGCATCAATTTAGACACCCTCAAAAAGTATTATCAAGCAGGTTATCATGCTGTAAGGAAGTACACCCAAAGTGCTTATATGATCCTTTCAAGCAGGCTAGGACCTGCAGATGCGAAGGAGCTGCTATCATATGCTAGTCCCCTTAATCGGGTAGTCATTGATGTGCATTACTACAACCTGTTTTCAGATTCATTCAAAAGCATGAATCCACAACAGAACATTGATTACATCTATAATCAGCGGTCTGGTGATCTCAGTGCTGTGACCACTGCAAATGGTCCCGAGTTTTGTTGGTGAGTCTGAAGTCTTATGTTCAATTCTGCAATCATGACTATAGCTTCTGTTTTCCAGACAGACTCCTATGCTAACCAGTAACTACAAGTTCAATTCGAAGTCGAACGAGGTTGTATTTGTATCAAAATGGAATGATAAAAATTGTTTGCCTTGTAATGGATTTTTCAGGGGAATGGACTGGGGAATGGACTGGAGAATGGGCATTCAAGGAAGCAACAAAGAAAGATTATCAAAAATTTGCTAAAGCTCAACAGAAAGTTTATAGGCGTGCGACTTTTGGATGGGCATATTGGGCTTATAAGTGTGCAGAGCACAAATGGAGCCTCCGGTGGATGATCGAGAGCAACTATATAAAGCTTTAAATTTCGACCATGGCTAGTGGATACTTGTTTACTACTAACAACTGCCTTAAGAAATTATTAGGTGCAGTTGGTGTACATACATCATCTCTTATAATTATGTGTGATTCACTCTCCATATTATAGGGTCACTTTTTTGTAAGAGAGAGCACTCTCCTGATCTATCTAATAAATAATCCAACTGCCTTATGGTTCCTGCTATTCCACTACAATGATGTATATTTCATTTTCATTTGTCTTGTTAGTTTTCAAGGAATAAAGGCATGCCATACTATCTCTAGAGTGCACCAAGAGTATATACTCTCATCCACTTTCTaccatttaaaataaaattatctttttagTGCTCTCGATATATTTtagaatatattattttaaatacagTTA
It contains:
- the LOC110663416 gene encoding probable glucan 1,3-beta-glucosidase A, yielding MPFLVYKFSFVRKESERKMGYHYLLFVFYLFSCVSSVSFAQPFKAASLGNWLVIEGWMKPSLFDDIPNNDLLDGTQMQFMSTKLQKFLCSENGGGSILVANRTSAFGWETFRLWRINETFFNLRVFNKQFVGLEGEGNRVTAVSNTTGNPQTFQIIRDNGDPNRVPLQAPNGQFLQAESETLVTADYGGSGWEDSNLSIFKMIILTDRTIRGEYQITNGYGPEKARQVLQAHWSSYITDEDFRFMSANGLNAVRVPVGWWIASDPTPKPFVHGSLKVLDNAFTWAEKYGMKVIVDLHAIQASQNGNVLSGTRDGYQEWGDSNIQDTVAVIDFIAARYAKNPSLAAIELMNEPMAPGINLDTLKKYYQAGYHAVRKYTQSAYMILSSRLGPADAKELLSYASPLNRVVIDVHYYNLFSDSFKSMNPQQNIDYIYNQRSGDLSAVTTANGPEFWEWTGEWTGEWAFKEATKKDYQKFAKAQQKVYRRATFGWAYWAYKCAEHKWSLRWMIESNYIKL